The Nymphaea colorata isolate Beijing-Zhang1983 chromosome 7, ASM883128v2, whole genome shotgun sequence DNA window CAAATATTcacttaaaattaaaagaaggGAGGTTCCAGAGTGAGTTGCTAGACTCACGCAATCCTATACGCTAAAAGAGAAGgggatattttgatttttttttggtcttacaaaaagtttttttttctcttaactgggatatttttgttattaaacatattaatgcacaaaaaaaatcatgcaccaACATAGCGTAAACAACTAGCTTAGAAGAGATTGGAATATCTTAGAAATCTTGTataaatatatgcatgtatattttttccttttgacatttttataaaTCCTTTTTGTCCTAAAAATTCTCTTTGTCCCTCTCTCAGGGCTCTTAGAACGGTCCCACATCTATATAGGCTGGACTCACTTATCTATAATCTTTAAAATCGCTAGCTGCCTTTTGCGACCATTCCAAATCTTGGGACAATGCTGACCTGTCCGTTTGTCTACTTTAAATTATCATACATCCACCGCATATTTCTTGAAGACCTAATTATCATACATACACCCACCCATGAAGCCCACATTACTGTACACAAAATAGCGGAACCAATGGGCGGCAGAGGCCATTTAGCACGAGTTTGAGTTGCGTGTGCCGTTTGATGTGTGCAACAAATGTAcgccaaaaggaaaaaaagaacattgttaaaatttttgaaaaagaattctCCTTTTGAgtcttctcatttcttttaattttctttttgtctttacaaaaaaacttctttttcttgctttttatcATACAaaagcatttttgtcattatcaCGCGAAATTTCGTGCATAGCGTACATAACCAGGTTAGATTTTGCACATGTTCAATGCATAGCCCCTACGTGTATCTACAAATTGCAGAACCACTTGTCAAATATACAAGAAATACTATGTTatccaaaaggaaggaaagttcCATCGAATTGACTATATTATTATGGGCTAAATAATGTGAACTCAAATATAAATGTTTGTGGTCTTCATCCTTTGAAAGATTGTTGTAGAGTTTGAATTTCAACTGATTTGTCATTATTCGTCTGTTGAACAATGTTAAACCCAACAGTTTCCCTGTGTCCACCACATATCGAGCCGCATGCACACCTTTGTGCATGCAACAAACATgcactaaaaaagaaagagggggttgagacatttcagaaattttttataaaagtatgtacattttttagttttaatatttttttataattcccTTTTCGTACTAGTTTaaaataatcatatatatatccaccaCATATCTCTTGAAGATCTGTTCACCATGCTTCTTACTCATAAAGCCCACAGTATGTATTTGGCCATGCTATCTTGCACCTAAAACTAGGCCCAAAGGTACCCTCATCCCCCCTCCTTCCGAGGTTTTGGATTGCATCGATGACAATAGCGCATCCTTCAATTTATATAAGGCTAGGTTCttaaaaagttacaaaaagtgTTAGTTTAGAATCACAAGCACCATTTGCAAAAACTAAACTTGATCAAGATGCCTATGTGGAACAAGGGGGGCCTGGCGcaagggccatggccccacctcaaatgagaaaaaatacatgtaaaaaaactatttagcctatataaaaaatttagtttaacaCTCAGTTACAAGTTTGAAATTGTAGCTAGCCCTCCTAACCTGTGGAACACAAAAATACAcacaaaacgaaaaaaacttttgttaaTTGAGTTCAATTTCAGTGCAAAATCATAATCCAATATTGTTAATTGAATAATTCATTCGTAACTATGACGTGCAATATATTTCTTTGGAAAGGAAAGTTTTCAAGTGGAAACCACTTAGAACTTGGCTTGAGAGGCTCTACAGCATCCACCCAACAGATGGCATCCCAAAACATGGTTGTCTCTAAAACCAGGAATTTTTCGAGTGTTCGAGTGCCATAGAAACTGGTTTTGACGAAAACCAAGATTTAACAAAACTTATGACACTTTGAAAAAATGGTTCTCTTGAAAATCTGGTTTCGTGAAAACCAATTTTCTTAATGAATTTTGGAAACCAAGATTATAGGTTTTTGAGATTTGAgacttggtttttgtttgggcgacaaaaaatgagttttacatCATAACATTTTTTACAGACAAGGTTGTTGAAGTGTTTATAACAATAACCAAAGCAATATgaacaatgcatttttttccccaaaagcaTGGTTTGGTTGAAAGGAAATAGAGGAAACAATCGGCGGGTACCATTTAGCACATGTTATGCATGTTCAAAGTTAGCAGCAAACTGCAGAACCATTTGTCTAATATACAGGAAAGAAGGatgtattttattgtttttatggAGAAATAAGGCTCCTTTGAATTGACTATATTATTAGTCTAAATTATCCTCTGTCCTATCTAGATCTAATATGGAAGGAAGTTTGTCGTCTTTATCCTACAAAAGATTGTTGTAGAGCTTGAATTTCAATTGATTTATCATTATTTGTCTGTTCACAACGTAAAGCCCAATAGTTTCCCGGTATCTTAACACAAATTGAATGTaataaaatcacattttcatgttttgaggGACAACTCAAGGCTGCGTCCTTTGAGACACCACCTGATCTTTCAAGCcacaacataatatatatatatatatatgtatatatatatatatattatgtatcaGTTATGGGCAGAAATTAGATCAGGGACAAATCCAGACCTATTactatgatatttaaagtgtttttttttttaaatctaactttaccaatatgatcttaagggtAAGCCGGTGGAAAATATGTTAAGTTGATCATGTTTTTGGGTTATActgtttttataataaggaaaaatgaatggctctcgttgcatcatcattttgatgatagaaaaatcaacatttttcataaaaacaacttgatacaaagtatgttttatatcaaaatagtttttataaatatattaagttatttatattttacttaaaatatatttttaccaAAAAATTAAAGTCTAGTTTTTATCCATGACCTAAATGTTTGGTTTCAATTTCTTTATATTCCTATTTCCTAAACTCGAGCACataataaattaaagaaaaattggCTAAAACTTAGAGTAACTTGATTAACGTCTTTAtcttaagaaaattttgattaaataGCTAGCTGGTTTAATGCTAATGGAAATCTACCTAAAAGAACATACTGAATAAATTCAAAATGGCAAAGCCAAAGTTATCTAAAGAAAGCAATATTGAAGCAAAAAACCAAGGCATGGCGTcattaaacttaaattttcaCAACAAACAAATGGCAAGATCTGTGGCCTTCTTGTTTTTAGTTGGAATACGAAGACCATTACAAATTGATCACATAAAGTGTTTTTATGGGGAAATTTTACCCCATTAATATGATCTTAAAGATACATTGATCacgcaaaatatatattaagttgatcatttttgtgttttaatagtgttttcataattggtaaaaatgaatggctcttgtagcatcaacattttgataatagaaaagcaccttgattcaaagcatgttctatttaaaatagtttatataaatatattagaatatttatattttatttaaaatatttttttagcaaaatcttaaagggtctggtttttatccttgGCTTAGGTGTCTGTTTTcttccaatctctctctctctatctatatatatatatatatatatatatacacacacactattTTATTGCTACTCATAtcaagattttctaaaattgtcaTACTTGTCTGCTCATGCTCCTACACAAACTCGTGCTCTTACTTATATGACTTAGATGCTATCATGTTTGAAGCCATTTGGTGTTTGTTTATTATACATCAGGTTGCTGACTTTTTTTCTATCattagttaatttttttgtttttcaactaATGTACACTGAGCGGCAAACTAATAATATAATAATCaattttcttattcttgtttatgttttccaatTAATATAGACTAAGGGCCAAACAAGATGGAAACCTATAAACTACTCAAGACGTTATtggaaaaagagaataaaaCTGATCGATTACACTTTTGTCTAAGGGCCATTGTCTTTCTTCGACAAAAAAATCGAGATGTTAATGCCAACTTCACTCTTAAACGCGTCAGTTTCCTAACCTTTCAAAAGCTCAATGTTCTCAGCGATTTTTAGCGGACGATCAGTTTTCAAGTTGACAATCTTTGTTAGGCTAACAAATTTCATCAGGCTAACAACTAATCTTGATCTCCAAGAAGGAAAATCATTTACAAATTTTCCACGTAATTAGCAAACAGAAGGGAAATCTTAGATAATGATTTGTAAGATGAAAATATTGGTCCAACTCTTCTTCCTATCTGCAAAAAAGACAATACAACAAAACAGGACAGCTCTGGTCTGGTGCTCCTAAATAAAACCCAGTTATTAATTATTGAAGCTGGCTACATGCACATGCCATTGCATTATCAAAATGCTCATGGTaatgtaaaaaggaaaaaaaaaaatagaaggatGAAAAGAATATTCAGAAAATGTTAGAAGTTCAAAACGTACATATCTTTacataaattttctaaaataccCCAAtgcctcttcttttcttcttgagtGTACTTTATTGCATAGACACCAGGCCTGTGCATGTAACTCATCTCACTAATGGTAGTTTCTGACCAGGAGATCACCAGATGCCAGATCACCTGATGCCAGTCTCTTGCTCATATTTCACATACCATATCATATCATGTCATAAATTTAATTCAATCCTGAcctctttctttcaattgctATCATGAAGAGGTCTGAGTTTCCGTTCCCCCATGATCACCATATCGCCATTGGGAATGCATTTTTCTTCAACAGCCACTTcaccttcatctttttcttccatCATGCTTTCTGACAGGACTTTGGACAGAAGCAAAATGTGGAGTGACGGACTGGGGTGGAGTTGAGATTTGTACGCTGCCTTTGTGTATGTAACAAGCGTACGTCTAATGTGGatcataacatttatttttatgcccaaacaaattatttatgagataatgagataacaaacaaacagatgtatgagatagtttgagataatgtttatgagataaaaaaagatttatgagataatgagataagaGACGGatatatgagataacattaaacataaacatgagataatgtttatgagataataaaatatttatgaaatagtaAGATAACCAACAGATATaagagataacactaaacatgaGTATGAAATAGTGtttattagaaaataaaatatttatgagataatgagataatgctatgagctagacaaaaaaaaaagaaaaacgtgagTATATTGGTCATAAAGATTTGCATATGCGGACTcgcaaattttacttttatcgaatgctcaatttttttgcggtttttttgtctttacaaaaaaaagcatttttttgccattattaaaatgacacatgaaatttcatacaTGGAAACGacgtatataaccagcttggAACTGGAGAAAAGTTGAGAAGCAAAAAAGTTTGgattattttagaaatttttaatatagAAATATGCATGTTATACTTGTAACTTTTTCATAAcccatttttgtcatttttttgtttactttataAAAGGTACTTTAGTCATCACACTTTTGTGCACAATGTTGTCTTCACACGGGTGTGCACACAACGAGTTTAGCTTTAACAGGCGTGCTGTTTCTCCTATCACTGCATTGGGTTTTTGCTTGTTTAAGAAACGTAATATTTGAGACCGAGATAAGTTACTGCGCATATTATGCTTGCTTTTTCTGTTGTACTATATATGGGAGGACAAGTCTAAAGTTGAAGATTAATTAATTAGTTGCAATATCCTTTCATCCAATTAGATAGGCCATGTTGCTAAAATCCTTATGAGTCAACCCGGATCCGCCGATTCAGTGCCTGACAAAAATCGAACCTTTTTCCATCGAATCGCTGTAATAAGATGACGACAGTGGAATCGCCCGATTTTGCAGCTTTTTGTTTGGGAAAAACACTAGCTGATATAATTACAGCCTCCATAAAACGTTTTTCAAAGAGTACAAGCAAAAggtggctttttttttcttgttttttacacAATCAACTAGAACATGTTTCGAGTAAGATAGCTTTCGATGTCTCAGAACATGctatctttcttttatttttctgatttgatgCAGCTATTCGTTGAACCACTTGACTTTTCGATTGGATTCACAAACCATTTGAATTAGAAGAACAGTGTTGCTGTGAGGCAAAACTTTAATGGTGGAGAAAGCCCAGCAATCCCTAACCATAGACAAGCACCAATCACCATCAAACACGTTGGCAACTTGCTACTTAGGTTAAGCTTATCAAAACTTCTGGGGTTTTTTGAGGCTGTGTAGAGCATCAGTGACTCTAAGGCGTCAGAGTCTATGAAGGCCAGAATCTTTACTCACATGATTACTGCATACTTCATTGAACAGCTAGGCCGAATCTACCTTTTACTGGTGTTTTTCTATCCAGTACTGTCACTGAACTGGGATCATCAGTTTAATTGGTCATGCTTGCTCACTAAATGAGTTTAATTGGTTTGTGTAAATAAATATTGGCAATGTCTGATGTTATTAACGGAATCCATCTTTTGCTCAATTGTAGTTTGTCTAATAAATTAActcataattatatatatagagagattCAATTAAATGATTATAGCCTTAAGTATGTATTTATATGAACACGATTTAAGTAGTTTGTTGAATGAATTtataacttgtaattacatatgcagatattcattttaattatTGTAATCATAAATACGTTCCATGCTCAATACATGGCTGTTTACGGAATCCAGTGAGCAAAAACCTAAAACATAATGAAATGCAAATTAAGGAACACCAACGATTCACTTTATTTTTCAGGAAACAACACGACACATGATCACAAACAAACAGTACCAGTTGGTCTAGGACCCAAATTCATGTTTGTTGGACCTGGTGATTTTGGAATCCACAGCCATCTAAAATACACAAATCTAATACAATGTGGGTCTACACATCCCCACTTTATTACCATCATACAAACACAGCACGACAATATAGATCGACACGTGAAAGCAAACGGACGCTGTAGGACCTCCGATCCAAAGTTGTGTTATCGTTCTTATAAACATCAAGCGGAGACACCACGAATCTCCACCCCAGCAAACACGAGGCCAGTCTTCCAGTGAGTGGTGCCGTCCAGCAGATTAGCAGTGATCTCGCGACTAACTTTGGCCGGCTGAAACTTGCCCACCTCAACTGCCAGCCATTCCTCTCCTTCTTGTTTTATCAGGTCGGGGCTGCCGGGGTTCAGATGCACCTTCCGGCTGCAGATTATGCTCCCATCTTTCTGTGAGAGAGAAACCTCTGCTGGGCTTTCCAGACCTGTTGCTGGATCATTGTGTTTGAAGAAATACAGGACTGCATATGTGGTGTCTTTGTCGAGAATTGCTGTATCAAATGTGCCCCGGATCTGCAGCCAGCAGACGTCTAAGAGCTCTGCTTTCTGTGAAAACCTGCCACAACGGGATTCACAAAACGACGAGGAAATAATCACGGATAAGTCtataattttttgaagtttaaaGATTCGATACCATTATCGATCAATCAATCATCATATTAATAGAGTACTTCGTGCTATTTTAGATGCATGTGATCTCAATCGGTCGGACATAAAGATATTGTCATTAATCCACTCAGAGATGCAGTTCCCTTGCAGACTATCTTCATTGCAGTAAGCAACTAATCTAAATCAAGGGCCGTGCATCCAAGTAGTCTGTAACTTGCTAAAGCTGCACGTCTTTTATTAGAATATATAAGCAAAATAGAGGGCATAagcaaaattggtttttttagTTGACCGGCTCTTGGACAAACCGGCCTTCGGCAAATTGCTGAGATCCAACCAAATGAAAATGTTGTTCTTTGGTCATTGGGGattttttgaaaagcaaaaaaattgaaacaagaaaaggtaAAATTAAATTCAAGAGACCTAACTAAAGTTTAGGTCGATGTATAGCTGGTGGCGTTCATGACTTACATGATTGAATCAATATTGCGACAATAATTAATGGCCaacaattaataaataataactGAGCTGAAAAACAAGGAGGAAAAGCTTGATTGAAACAAGAACCAATTcatcccatatatatatatatatatatatatatatatatatatatatatatatatatatatgaaacaaagGTGGGGAAGAGAAGGGCTTGTTGGTGTTCAATATACCGTGAATTCAGCATAGGGGACACCCTCCAATATTGGGGATCTTCTGCCCAGCAAATCCAGACAGACTTGGGAGATAGGACGAAAGATTGGAACATGGTCATGG harbors:
- the LOC116257145 gene encoding putative F-box protein PP2-B12, with protein sequence MEVLGRIQHTNLVPIPAYYYSKDEKLLVLDYMQAGNLPSLLQADIPSSPETLKAEAELWSNKLRITNLVSLILRPPLPFSSLISACPLPAMTMFQSFVLSPKSVWICWAEDPQYWRVSPMLNSRFSQKAELLDVCWLQIRGTFDTAILDKDTTYAVLYFFKHNDPATGLESPAEVSLSQKDGSIICSRKVHLNPGSPDLIKQEGEEWLAVEVGKFQPAKVSREITANLLDGTTHWKTGLVFAGVEIRGVSA